The sequence below is a genomic window from Cygnus olor isolate bCygOlo1 chromosome 7, bCygOlo1.pri.v2, whole genome shotgun sequence.
GCCCCGAATGTGACCCTGCTGCACCTGCTTTGAAAACCTCTGAGGAGGATCCCAGAAACCCaagcctgcagcccagccctcctACAGCAACGCAAGGAGTCACAGAAATGAATTTGAGTGAGTTAGGGGCGTTGGGGCAGAGTGAGCAGCTGGGTGACATGAGGGAACCACATGTCAGCACGTTTCCCCAGGGCAAAGAAGCAGGGGATTATTTTACTGCTCAGGAGGccgagcaggagctgggagttTTGGAAGTAGGTCAGCCGCAGGCTGTAATGCAGCAAGGTAGACAGAACCCAGATGGTGGAGAGGGTCTGCTAATGAAAAAGGAAACCTTAATCCCAAATTATCCAGCAACAGGAGGCTCAGATGGTGAAAAATTTGGAGCGATTGCAAACACTCAGGGTTTCGTTGTGAGGCCTGAGATCAGTGAGGTCTGTAGTACACAGAAGGGGGCTGTAACAACAGCTAGAAGGAACGAGGTAAACCCAGCTCTGTCTGGGAGCCAAGGAGAGCAATCCGAAGCCTGTACTTCAGCGTCAGAGTTACCCCTTAATGCTCCAAGTCTCTTCCCGGTACCAAAGCCAGAAGAACCTTTGAGGGAATACGTGCCTGGAAATGACTATCAAGATCCGATGAAAAGCGAGGCAATGAAAATagcctctgaaaaaaatgaacccAGTTTTGAAAGAGAGCTTCAAAAGGAGGATGAGCTTAGTGCTGAGCGCTTCAGCGCGCCTTTATCATTTAAGcaagaggaagaacaaaaatcagCTGTCACAACTGAAAGCCAAAAAGATGAAGCCAGTAGCAATGAAATCATAAAAGCTGATGATGTGTCTAGAGAAAGCACCACgctttctgaagcagaaatcATTACCAGTCCCACCAAGGAAATTTCCCCGGTAGATAAAAGATTATTACTGGGAGAATATGCATTAAGTACTTCTCTGAGCAGAGCCGCGGAGCTGAATCAAAAGGGAGCTGATGTGAGTGTATCgggagggaaaaacagaatgagaGCAGAGGAGGCACACGTGGCAGAAACCAGTGCATTACCTGAAGGGCCAAGTGGGGCAGAAAGACAACTCTTGAGCTCTCTTAGTAGCCACGAGCAGGATGCAGAAGAGACCCCCTTGAGCCACAATCCCAGAGAATCCAGTCTTTGTGAAAAGACTTCAGCAGGTGGCCCAAAGGAAGAAGCTGTGGGAAAGCCCCTGAATTTAGGCGGTGACTTTAAGTCATCTGAAGACCACTCAGACCCTCTGGGCTGTAACCCTGAACAACGACTGAGCGAGGGGAAAGCAGCTGCCACGGATGACCCGGAGAACAAGGGCAGCTTTGCGCTGGCGGCCTCGCCGCAGCGTCCGAGGGCAGGATGCCCGCCGAGCGTTGATTGCTTTCACTCTGAGACAGAAGGCAAAACTTTGGGCCAGCCAGGCTCTAATGGGGCTGAAGAGGTTTGTTTAGCTGGGGCACACAGTTCGCCGCTCCTCCGCCCTGAGAACAATAATGTTCTGCAGAGTAAGCAGGATGAGTCCTCGGAAGAGGCTTTTCCTAGAGAAGCCGCGTTAGAAACTGGGTACAAAACGGAGAGTCGAGGCAAGCCCGGGAGCTATAGCGAGTCAGAAGAAGGCACAAAAACGTCCAGATCAGTGCTTGAACGTCAGGACTTAAATGAATTGGCAGGGGCTGTGGGTTGCATTGCTGCTCAAACTGAGGGGGCCTCACAAATTTTGGAAACCGGAGAGCAGAGCGGGCACCTCAGCGACGTGCCTCGCAGCGATGCCGCCTGCAGCACTGCCGGGGACGGCAAAGAGCACGAGGCTGCTGTTCAGCGGGAGAAGCACCACGCTGCGGTGCGAAGTTTTGTGGAGGACAAAGGTTTGGCACTGAAAACTGAGCACGAGGCTGATATGCTGATGCAAGCTCAGCAGGAGCAAGGGGCTGCAGAAGGTCATGGAAACGTGCAGATGGCTTGTGCAGGAGTCGGTAGGGCAGAGCTCGTCCCTCGGCCACCTCAGGAGGAAGGAGTGGGTGACGGCACCAGTGGGGACAAGTGCAGCTCTTTGGTGACCCTGGAGTGCAGTGTTGGAGAACTGCAGGAAAACGCAGATGTTCCAGCTGCTCTTCCCCACGTGGAGCAGATGGAGAAGTCGGTGAGTGCTGGTGACAGAGACCGGGCTTCGAATGCAGGACACAAACAGCAGACACACCAAAGCAGTCCGACAGGTGTCGCAAGAGCAGATGATCAGGAACACACAGGAAGACCTCTAAAACCTGAGCTGGAACTAAAGCATCACAGCGACATACCAGAAATGCCTCGAAACGTTTCCGACATCCTTAATAAAGAATCTGCTGTGCTAGGTCCAGCACCAGCCCAGCATGaccctggcacagcagcagaagaggacGAGGCTGGAAGTAGTGCCGGGGTGCCAGAGGATGCGTGCAGCTGTGAACACctgcaaaacatttctggtGTGACCGTGCTTAATTTGCAAGAGTGCAAcgagcaaaacaaaaccaatctcgaggcagaagaaaactgcTGCGGTAAGCAAAACTCAAACAAGCTCAAGCAGGGCAATAATTCTTTGATCTCAGCTAGTCAGCATGAAGAAGCATGTCAGAGCGATACGTTTTCTAAAGTATCTGACAAGAAGGAGCAGCCAGTCAGCATATGCAGGATAAAAGACAGCACTGGTGAAAGCCATGCTTCTGCTGTAAATGCTCTCCCAGGGACGCAGAATTCAGCAAGTGCCACTAACATAGCACAGACTTTGCCAAGTGCTCCTGAAATAGCACATGCTTCTGataattttgagaaaaatgaacCTCGAATATCTAGCCCAGAAACTCAAGAGAAGCTGTCATTAGTGGCGAAAAGCTCAGGAGAGACCGAGGGTCTGGCTGCCGATGGGGGACCCATACAGACAGACGGAAATGTGCAGCTAAGTTGTGAGGACAGTGCTGCTGTTGACGAAACAAGCAATGTGAAAAGCGATAAAAGTCCAGGGGCAAAAGGATGTCGTTCGCTGTTACAGGCTCACGGGGAAGCAGTTCCCACTGATAAGCCTTATAAACCCGGCTTCATTCAAAAGACACCAGAGGAGCCTGGGTTTTGTCAAGCAAATTTGACAGCCCCCCTTCCGCTGACCTCTGCAGTCAATCATCCTGGCCAGCAGGCTGGAAGCGATGCAAACAACGGCACTGGGGGGGAATTACTAAATAATGAGCTGGGTGCTGTGGCATGCCAGAACGCCTTAGAAAGCAACTCCAATTTGCAGATGGCTCCAGGTTCTCAGGTGTCTGTGCATTTAGGTCCTCCACCTGGGGTAAACGCAGGTGAAAGAGCCAACTCAgaacacagctctgcagggggCAGGCACGTCGGCGACAAAGATGTTCCAAACCAAAGTTTTCGGGGAGAAGGAGACCGAAGTTTAACCCTGCCAGAGGCTTTAAACGTGGGGCAGAGTTCTGGAAACTTATCACAGTTTAATTCggagaagctgaagaaagagCTATGTGCAATTAaatccaaagaaacaaaaggtgATGTAAGCTTCAAAGCCCAGCAGAGTGACAGTTCAGCCGAGGCTCTGATagctctccctgctccagaAGGGAAGCTGCTGAGCCTTTCATCTGTTGGTAAACAAGGCGGCTGTAATGAGGAAATCGCAACCGGTATCTGCGTAGATGACAAGTACGGTATGATCTTAGAGAAACCTGGGAATttagaaaaaatggaagaggtATTAAAGGAGAATAACAGCACAACCAGGGCAGAGATCAGTATTTCCAGGCAGTCTGCGGAGAAGGAGCATGAGGTTCTGACTCCCAGCTCTCTGGGCATCGGCTCCAGCCTCCCGGACTTCAGGGAGCACATCAGCcagatatttaagaaaacagtcCACAGCACGCTGAGCGCTGAATTACCCCAGCTTGCACCCGAAAACCATGCAGGCTTCAAGCAGAGCACAGTGGCCGAGGGTAGGGCGCAGCTGTGCAGCGCTGAGAACTTGTCAGGATCGGTCGAGGGGGGCAAAGCAGCTCCTGAGGGCACGTCGGAAGCAGAGGGGCCAGAGCTGCCTTTAGCTGCTGAGGCTTCCTGCACTGCTCCCGCACCTCTGCAACAAGAAAATGCAGTGCCACCAGCGAGTCTCCGGGACGCTGAGAAAAGCAGGCAGCCTGCTGGCTGCTTAGAAATGGTCCCGAGGTCGGAGGGCTCTGCACCTGCTGAGCGCTCTCTGGAAAACCTGCAGAAGCCAACCGGAAACACTGAGCACCCCGAGAGCAGCGAGATGGAAAGAAAGGCAGGCGTGTGTGCTAGGGGTGTTGATCCTGAATCGCTAATGAGCttggagagaaagaagcaagGACCGGCTTCATCTGCCGGGGCAGCAGCTGAGAACTTCCCTGCGTATTCTGACAGGGAGCCAGATCCCAGCGGAGCTGGGATCTCTACAGGCGGCGTGCGGGAGAGTGACTTAGGTGATGCTGCTACcacagaggaaaataacttAATTACAGAGGGTACTGCAGAGCCGGTTTCATCTGAAGAGGATGTAAGTTGTCAGCCCGAACACTGCCAGGATCCTGAGCCaaatgaagaggggaaaaatgagtACAGTGGTCCAGACACTGCCAAGAGCATCTCTGATGTGGCAGCTTCAGCGCTTGTTCCGAGAGGATCTTACAGTTGTGAAAAGCTGCCAGAAAACTTTAATGTGTTACCTGGGGAAAATCAGGAGACACGCGTTCCTGGCAATCTTATGCATGACATTAGGTCTCAGAATGACACAGAGATGATACAGGATGAGCCAGGAAATAGGAAGTGCCTGGAAACATCAGAAAGTACACAAGATccacagcaagaaaagaaagggacCACGCATGGGTTAATGGATTACTTAAAAAATGAAGCCAGCCAGAATGGTTGCTTGCAAACTGACTGTCAGCTAGAATCTGGCAATATGACTGAGGgcaatataaaagaaaacagtggcaCAGTGTTAAGCACAGTAAAGGCAGGTAACGAAAAAACTGGAGACATCCCTGAAACAGGTACTGCGAGGATGTTAGTCACCGGCGAGGGTGGCTTAGCTTTAAACACAAGGACTGAAGAGCTGCAGACAGAGCTGTGCAAAAATCCCTCTGCACCTACTGCCGGGATGGAACAGGCCGAGTGTTCTGAGTGTGCAGACCTCCCTGGTGCTGCAAATCAGCCGGGCGAGATGAATTCAGAACATGAAGGCTCACCTCAGGATGCCACAAGAAAGCTATCCCCGCTTGCATTTATGGAGCCTACGACACTTGACCTCAGCAAACTTCCAGACGTGGCTGTGGCAGGACTGCCTACTGAAAGGTATTTACTTTAAATTGCTATGTGAAACGGTTGTCAGGACCCTTGGGCTCGACGGGGATACAATTTTCAAGGCGGCTACGCATTGTCTGGGAGGGCAGGGCAGTTACTCTGCTCTCCAATTTCTTTTTAGTTCCTCTTGTGTTTAAATGGGGATTAAGTGGAAGAAATTTGAAGTAATATCAAGGGTCTGGGTGTAAGAGCAGAGGTGTCCTAAAACCCAAGGAGTGTAATCCTTAACTGTCCCACTTGCTGTTCCAGTTTCCTACACTTGTCTGTGCAGATTTGTTTATGCTTCCCAGCATTCACATCTCGTAGCCTAAAGTTAGGCAACCAAATAGCACTTCCTAGCCTGAAGTTAGTAGGCTTTTGCCTAAGCGTTGGTGACCCAGTTACATCAGACCTGCAGCATTCACATGGCGGgctgcagcatttaaaaacaagcttCCAGCATAACCCAATTACTCACAGTTAGTTGTCTGGGCCTCCCTCTTATCCTCCCGCATGTTATAATGGCACTGACAGTGCCTTTGATCACTGTATTATTCAGTGTTTCTAATGACATGAAGTTGTTTCAGATGTGAATTTGTAGCTGGGACTCGTGGAGTCTAGgaattgttgcttttttattattatttttcaaaacctaGCAGAAACGAGAGAGGCTTTTTTTGTGGGAGCTTCTACTTTGCTGCCTGAGTTCCCAGTTCGATGTGCGGTTAACTCAAACGAATTATGAGTTAGGATCAGTGCTTTGCTGTTATCCTGTCACATCACTGCTTTCTTTGTAACCCCGTAAAGTTTCCTGGGCGCTgtccccctctccttccccagccaggGACAGTGAAAAGCTGAGCTGCTTCAGCAGGAATGCTGAATGAATTCAGATGGAGCCTTCCTCGGTATTACCAAAAACTGCAGTGACATTAACTGAGTAAGGAGGGAAAATGTTCCGGTGCCACATTCCTTCGAAATCAAAATGATAAAACCATATTTAAGGTGAAAATATCTGAAGCGCTTGCattactgtgaaaataaatgtaggGGGGTTCCTCCTGTTGACTGGGAGCCGGGGACGCAGGCCGCACAGGATCTCCTCTCACCACCAAAATGGAGGGCTACAAGTGCTGGAGTCTGACCTGTATGACTTTCTCTTTAAGGCTCTGCCCGTGAAATGACAATGAAATTAGAGCCCGGTGTTTGTCTCCAGttcccttcctctctttgtGTCTCCCTTTACGGGCGGCTTCGCGGTCCCGTAGCCTTGCCATGACCAcggtggcggcggcgcggccTGGTTTGGAGGCCTCCGGGGACCCAGGGGCTGCCCACGCTGTGTCTGCGCATGTGTGTGCCAGCAGGGCGGGTGTCACGCTTTAAATAAATACCTGTGGcgagcagggcagggctctCAGAACAGCTGCTGGCAATCCTTGGAGTGGTTGCTTAATACTTGCATATGCTTCAGGAATTCACGCTCACCTGTTTTGGCAGCGGGCGGGTTTGTACCAACAGGCAGCTGCGACTGCGGGGCCGCGGCTCCCAGCAGTGCCGCGCACGCACCAAGCGAGCAGGCACGGGCAGGAGGTAGGGAGGGGTCTCTGCTTTCGGCCAGGCTCGTTTCTTAGAGGGACACGCATTTGTCGTGTGggtgagaagcagaagagatgaGCTGGGCCGTCTGGTCTCTCTTTAGAGGGTTTGACACGCTGGCCGGTCCGCTCTTCCTCTGAGCTCAAAGCTGGGTTTGTGTAGTTGAACttcaggctgtgctgggcattGTGTGTGCTCTGGTCACAGCTGTCTGTTTGTCTCAGAGTGGCCTCCACGTGCTTATTGCCCTCTGATTGTTCCAGAGGGTAAACTGTGGTAGCGGTGCATAAAACGGCGTGCTTTTCTAGGAGCTCGGTGTGGGAATTTGGGCCTGATGGACAAAGTCCAGAGAGAAAGACTCCTTACACTCCCCTCTAAATCAccacaaaacagaagtaaaaagtaTATTGTAtttaggagaaagaaatgctaTGCTCTGAATTACTTCAGTACTGCTTTTTTCCATCTCCACTGCTTCTGTGTAGCTCCACCTCTTACGAGATCCCTTATGTTGAAACTCCACTGATCTACGGTTGAAGGGGCAAAGTTGTGGTCAGAACATCCAGTCCTTGCTaggatttctttctgcagaggaTGTGGAGGAATTActtctcctcccagctgtgGCACTGGGCAGGAAGGTGCCCTTGTGATGAGCAGGAcatccaggagcagcaggatgcTATGTGATCCCTTCCCCACTGCCTGAAGGAGTGGGACAGTGGTCAACAAATAAGAAGAGCTTTTGTGACTTGAGGCAATAGTACGGCACCAGTAACTTCCCttcaaattttcagtgaaaaaggaaagttaGTTTTGGAAAGGAGGCCGTGGCATAAGCAGTAGCCCCACTTTCCTCTAGAAGCACGCTTACTGTTGGGCATCTGGCTGCTTCAATTCCTTGTCCCTGAGTTTTACTCAGAAAAGAAGCACAGGacttgagggtttttttttttccttttattattattattattttttttttttggtaatgtcTCCATACTTCTTCATCCCTttacaaggaaggaaaggaggctTGTGTATGTCCATTTTGTGTGTGTCCAGGGAGTCCTTCTCATAGAATCATgggatggtttgggttagaaggtACCTTAAAGttcatctaactccaacccccctgccataaaTTATACCTTATGCCACTGAAATGCTTCAGTGTGCATCATGGGCCATGGCAGACGTTGAGCAGAGCATGGATCAAAATAGCAAATGATATCAAAATTTTGGGGTGTTTAGAGATGGTGTGGAGTTTCCCGATAACTTTCTGTAATTCTACTGGCTGGTACACGCGAAGTGCGATCGTCTCTTGGAAAAGGTGCCAAGGGAGCTTTTCGAGGCAGAGACTTTGTCATTCCTGGCGTGCGTCTGCGAGGTGCGGAGAACAGAGGGCAGCACTGGCTGACCCGGTGGTGTGGCGAAGCTCGGCTCCTTTACAACCACCGGGTGCTCTGGGGCTCTGGAGACGCCTGTGGACCTGCCTTGGGGCTGGGAGTGCAGCCTCGGCCATAAAGCACCCACCTTAAAGGGCAAGGGAGCCGAGGCACCATGGCACATCGGGGCCTTCCCCAGCTGTAGCACTGTACCGTGGGCCCTCTCCTACTGCTGCCGATGGTTTTTGGAAAATCGAGAGTTCTGCTGCATTGACTGACATCACCGACAAATCTAAACAGTGTTCTCATATGGAAAGTGCATTGCAGCAACTGGCATCCGCAAAGCTACTGGAAAAACGCCGTGTCCTACACGGAGGTCAGGCACGATCTCTAAAGTTGGTCCAGACATACTTTGGGATCGTCTTTGTGCTTTGTTCTTGCCATCAAAAATTGGCAAGTTCAACTGAACGAAAGGAATGTTCACTCCTTCGTAAATACTGACTTGGGCTATTTTGTCTGCATAACAAATAcagtgttaaatattttaacagtctTGCTGGATGAGGTATGAGGAATGTAGAGCTGCTTTTCAGATCAGTCAAGTGGGTTTTGAGCACTAACACTTTGGGCCATTAGCATCCAAAAACAAGATTTTtggatttaaaaggaaatttatcAAAACAGTGGCTATGCatcgttctttctttcttttttctttctttttctttttttttttttttttttaattcaaaattagcTTACCTGTGCAGCCTGTCAggatcagaaaagaaaggtgaaaaatagCTGCAGGTGATTTACACGTGAATAACATGCACAAAGTTAAAcagtctgtctctctctcctcacCTTCTTCCTGACATCTTTGCATCtaaattctctctctgtatttttccccatcttaCTGTCACTGTTATCCCCGGAAGGGGTAACTGTTAGCACCATTATGCTTTTTGAGATGCAAggagctcagcctgcagcccctggctggcTGGTGAGTCCTGTGCGAATTCTGTCTGTGTGAAGACTGCAGGGTCGAGCCTGTGATACGTAATTTTGGGACTTTTCTATTAgtggaagaataaaattaagatGACTTCACTCTTACCCAACTGACATCCCATATATCTTTCTAAGAAATCAAAGGGAGTTCTGCCATCTACTTTAGCAGATGCCATTGACCTAATTGAGTGGTGCTTTAGGCAGTGGCTAAATCAGTGtaaagtatttataaaatgcTGATCTGACAGAATGCCCTGTTGTACTGAAAGCACATGCCAGTGGAAAACAAGGTATGAGACACATTGCTGTGTGttatggttttttttattattttttttttttattttatctcttcCTCTGCTAAAGTACAGGAGTAAATCATCCCTGGTCTTGCTAAATTGCAGGTACATCTTTGTACTGAAAACATTGTTTAACACTCTTGAGAACCTTGGTCACACATTCGTTAGGTATGTATTGACACAGGTGATAGatgagctgctgtttttcaaacatcCTTCAGTGCTCCACAAGAAATTACGTTTATTCAATCAGATACAGGGATTTGCTAAAGAAATCTGGCAAGGATGCTGTGAGATTTTGTCCAATGTCTGGACAGGCAGTTTAGTATCCATTCTTTTCTCATTAagttaaaaattactttctgattactttttttttttttttctgattggcTTTCAACTTTGCTTCTTCCAAGTAAGCCACTTGTCTTCCCCAAATCGTTTTTGCGTCTCCTACGTATCCCcctgttttctgtattccagCTCTTATCTTCTggcttcctgcagagctggatGCCATGCAGCGAGCCCCACCGTCCCTGTTTCTAATAGAATATGCAAAGTAGGATTAGTCCCGGCTTTGAACCCTGCGGAGGGCAGCTCTGAGAATAGCAATTACAGACACAGGCATATTCTCCATGACTTGGATGTGGCTTCCTTCCAGTTTTTCTGCATCTTGGCATGCTTGCATTGCACTAGTGCTTCTTAACAGACTTCTCTGGAGCCTTGTCTGAAGAGCCAGAACTCCGAGTACTTCTCTTATCCTTTGCTTTCcgtttttccttcttttttcccccaacttgAGCAAAGACCACACTCTCTGCCCTTTTTGAGAGCTCCTGTAggtaaaatgctttttgaacaAGAAAGGGTCAAGTGTGTAAAGTGCTGAGAGTTAGATTCTGAAAATGAACGAGGCGAGCAGCCTTGTGCAGTCTTTGTTTCCAAATCTAAATGGCCACAGGTAGCAGTTGTCTGTTGCTGTCACGATCTAGCAAAGATATTAAAGTTGGCTTTAGGCGGTGTGCGCGTTAGGGGCTAATACTCAGCATGCCTGTAGATAGACTCAGTAGGTAACCCAGCAGGTAAAAATGCAAGTGTTGGTGAGCGGGGTGCCCGCTGCTGTCTGTTGCCTTGGATTGCCTGTGGTCACTGCAAGCTCAAATGCAGGTTTCAGTTCATGAGACCTTCTTATGTtgatgtcacagaatcacagaatggtttgggttggcagggaccttaaagcccacccagttccaaccccctgccatggcagggtcacctcccaccagcccaggttgctcagggccccatccaacctggccttgagcacctccagggacggggcagccacagcttctccgggcaacctgtgccagtccattcttctgagtgaagaatttcctcctaacctctaatctaaatctcccctcttttagtttaaaaccattccctcttgtcctgtcattgtctgcccgagcaaaaagttgctctccatcttttttgtaagcCCCTTTAAGTACcgaaaggccacaatgaggactccttggagccttctcctctccagcctGAACATCCTCCATaggagaggggctccagccctctggCCACCCTCATGGCCTCCTCTGGGCCACAGcaggtccatgtccttgtgctgggggccccaggcctggaagcagcactgcaggtgcGGAGTGTCCCTAGAGGCTGTCTTATCAATATTCGTCTAAGTATGTGGGAGCTCAAGTGTGTCACTAATAGCAGGAGGGACTTATCTAGGTTTTGTTATGCCTTAGCATTTGGGTACTCCGTAAGAAAACGTCATGCTTTCTGGATCTGTTTGCACTCTGTTCATCTACATGGATCTCGACCAGTATCTTGCAGGTTAATTCTTGTGGTGGAGTCCCTTTAGCCTTTAAGAAGCTCTCCTTCTCAAACTGTAGTAAATGGAGAGATTTTAATTGTTCCAATCAAAGGCTTAATTGTTCCGGACTCTCAGGTCCGCCTGAAACGCTGAGTGGCATCATCTGGTGCTGTGGTCACGGTCTGACCCCGTTGCGTTGTGTGAATCTCGCTCTCGCTGCTGAAAGGCgcctgggctctgctgcctggtAAGCTTTTTCTGGGGAGCTCTTCTGGGTTCGCCCAGGCCTAACCCATCCTCTTCCCTGGTCGTGGAGGGGTATCAGCAGAGTTTGGCTCCGACAGATCAGCCGGAGAGAAAGCTGCCTTGTGGTCCTGTGATCCTTTTTCACCCAGCCCCTCCCACACATGCTGTACTGCCCTCAGTCGCTTAAGTAAGGGGGATGTCTGGTTGTGTCAGcttataaaaagcaaattagGAGAACAGGCTGTATGTGGACAAGCAGGATTTAAGCGATCTGCTGGCCTGAACTAGCTGGTATTCTCCAGCCTCAAACCTGGCCTCTTGGCCTCTCTGTGTAAATGATGCCCTGAAAAACTCCGAGCGCTTGCTTCGCCAGACCGAGACTCATCAgacttctattttcttctttcagcccGTTGTTTTTTCATAGCTCCTTTGGCTAATGAAACACGAGCAGTGTAATCAAtaccgctttttttttttttttttttaaaggcactcAAGAGCTTATGTAAAATCTTTGGAATTTGTTAGCATGATAACATT
It includes:
- the TACC2 gene encoding transforming acidic coiled-coil-containing protein 2 isoform X7 encodes the protein MPLAGSSEEEVAADLASSNDKLPTSNCNEAVPPPGPVSDKEEGIARGVSEDRGPECDPAAPALKTSEEDPRNPSLQPSPPTATQGVTEMNLSELGALGQSEQLGDMREPHVSTFPQGKEAGDYFTAQEAEQELGVLEVGQPQAVMQQGRQNPDGGEGLLMKKETLIPNYPATGGSDGEKFGAIANTQGFVVRPEISEVCSTQKGAVTTARRNEVNPALSGSQGEQSEACTSASELPLNAPSLFPVPKPEEPLREYVPGNDYQDPMKSEAMKIASEKNEPSFERELQKEDELSAERFSAPLSFKQEEEQKSAVTTESQKDEASSNEIIKADDVSRESTTLSEAEIITSPTKEISPVDKRLLLGEYALSTSLSRAAELNQKGADVSVSGGKNRMRAEEAHVAETSALPEGPSGAERQLLSSLSSHEQDAEETPLSHNPRESSLCEKTSAGGPKEEAVGKPLNLGGDFKSSEDHSDPLGCNPEQRLSEGKAAATDDPENKGSFALAASPQRPRAGCPPSVDCFHSETEGKTLGQPGSNGAEEVCLAGAHSSPLLRPENNNVLQSKQDESSEEAFPREAALETGYKTESRGKPGSYSESEEGTKTSRSVLERQDLNELAGAVGCIAAQTEGASQILETGEQSGHLSDVPRSDAACSTAGDGKEHEAAVQREKHHAAVRSFVEDKGLALKTEHEADMLMQAQQEQGAAEGHGNVQMACAGVGRAELVPRPPQEEGVGDGTSGDKCSSLVTLECSVGELQENADVPAALPHVEQMEKSVSAGDRDRASNAGHKQQTHQSSPTGVARADDQEHTGRPLKPELELKHHSDIPEMPRNVSDILNKESAVLGPAPAQHDPGTAAEEDEAGSSAGVPEDACSCEHLQNISGVTVLNLQECNEQNKTNLEAEENCCGKQNSNKLKQGNNSLISASQHEEACQSDTFSKVSDKKEQPVSICRIKDSTGESHASAVNALPGTQNSASATNIAQTLPSAPEIAHASDNFEKNEPRISSPETQEKLSLVAKSSGETEGLAADGGPIQTDGNVQLSCEDSAAVDETSNVKSDKSPGAKGCRSLLQAHGEAVPTDKPYKPGFIQKTPEEPGFCQANLTAPLPLTSAVNHPGQQAGSDANNGTGGELLNNELGAVACQNALESNSNLQMAPGSQVSVHLGPPPGVNAGERANSEHSSAGGRHVGDKDVPNQSFRGEGDRSLTLPEALNVGQSSGNLSQFNSEKLKKELCAIKSKETKGDVSFKAQQSDSSAEALIALPAPEGKLLSLSSVGKQGGCNEEIATGICVDDKYGMILEKPGNLEKMEEVLKENNSTTRAEISISRQSAEKEHEVLTPSSLGIGSSLPDFREHISQIFKKTVHSTLSAELPQLAPENHAGFKQSTVAEGRAQLCSAENLSGSVEGGKAAPEGTSEAEGPELPLAAEASCTAPAPLQQENAVPPASLRDAEKSRQPAGCLEMVPRSEGSAPAERSLENLQKPTGNTEHPESSEMERKAGVCARGVDPESLMSLERKKQGPASSAGAAAENFPAYSDREPDPSGAGISTGGVRESDLGDAATTEENNLITEGTAEPVSSEEDVSCQPEHCQDPEPNEEGKNEYSGPDTAKSISDVAASALVPRGSYSCEKLPENFNVLPGENQETRVPGNLMHDIRSQNDTEMIQDEPGNRKCLETSESTQDPQQEKKGTTHGLMDYLKNEASQNGCLQTDCQLESGNMTEGNIKENSGTVLSTVKAGNEKTGDIPETGTARMLVTGEGGLALNTRTEELQTELCKNPSAPTAGMEQAECSECADLPGAANQPGEMNSEHEGSPQDATRKLSPLAFMEPTTLDLSKLPDVAVAGLPTESPPGPGDDIQLAAALDPSEQPLPVPAAYGNVEPGDAAELTAASTSKPDSCDEADKLVSGDVPSAVAPGEGVELPPQESEGFAEEIKRSSDSEEAFETPESTTPVKAPPSPPQPPPEAAAAVVADLAEQEIKPQLSLEDAGLSSETVPVADVSHSESVEESPFRPASHSFSTVFDEDKPIASSGTYNLDFDNIELVDSLHALGPSSPESKNRDPKANVRRKSTDSVPVSKSTLSRSLSLQASDFDGASYLGNNETLAPAADAYGTGSSSASSTLKRTKKSRPASLKKKPSAKKSLDAPPVKETPQEPSDLDQAASAPGEDKPTSDAKADSVKPECTEPSKISAEKQEAPAVPEGSYPLDPDSFEGISAFSTGGSKVQNSPPASKKTLPLTTAPEAVEVTPPDTGGQEDPPVKGVAVRLEFDYSEEKGIGEDPQESTPPKKAGKKPGAKMPLRRPKTKKSVEKLDNVPTTPTKTPTDPNEIPITKGSYTFDIDKWDDPNFNPFSSSTKMQESPKLPQQTYSFEPDMCEDSIDPFKSSSKIASSPTKSPASFEIPASANETNGTDGDSLNKPAKKKKTPLKTMVEDVMSVCSLFDTFRVKKSPKRSPLSDPPSQDPTPLPTPETPPVISTVVHATDEEKLASSVTSQKWTCMTVDLNTDKQDYPQPSDLSTFVNETKFSSPTEELEYGNSYEIEYMEKIGSSVPQDDSTSKKQSLYLMFDAQQESPVKSPPIRLSDSTTPCSGSSFEDPEAQQSSGIKIQHPASRVLTTSQEAHLQSPDKSKQKDLEPMTLGTTPEAIEITSPEDSFVSADALLNRISKKTSICDQPEYLDPDLAEKNPPVFAQKLQEELEFAAMRIEALKLARQITLSSFRSLDAEVSVLCLPRVCCVLRLRQCCFTLTR